The window AGGCCGCGTGACCGCGCAAAATTTCAGCGCGCTCTGGCTGGCCGTGGCGCGCGCCCTGGACGACGAATTATTTGCCCAGGATACGCGCCGCATGAAGGTCGGCAGCTTCGCGATGATGTGCCATACCCTGATTCATTGCCCCACGCTCGACAGTGCGTTGCATCGCATGGCGCGTTTCTTCAACCTGATCCTGGACGACTTCGCCTGCAGCCTTGAAACCGACAGCCGCCATGGCCGCCTGACGATCCGGGAAAGGCCGAATCCGCGCTGCCCCAGGGTATTCGGACACGAGACGCTGCTGATGATGCAGCATGGCGTCGCATGCTGGCTGGTGGGACGGCGCATTCCGATCCTGTCGGCGGCGTTTGCCTATCCCGAACCCTCGCGCAGCGCGGAATATCCTTTCATGTATTCGCAGCAGCTGAGCTTTAACGCAGACGCGACGGCATTAAGTTTTGATCGCAGCTATCTGAATCTGCCGGTGATCCAGAACGAACGCACGCTCAAGGATTTTCTGCGCGTGGCGCCAGCCAACATCGTGCTGAAATACAAGAACACCACCGGTCTCGCCGCGCAGATCCGCCGCCGCCTGCGCTCGGCCGCGCGCACCGAATGGCCGGATTTCGACAGCTTCGCGCGAAGCCTGCACATGACGCCGTCGACACTCAGGCGCAGACTGGAAGACGAAGGGCAATCCTTCCAGGCGATCAAGGACCAGCTCAGGCGCGACCTCGCGATCGACTATTTATGCCATACCTCCAAAAGCGTGATGGATATCGCAATGGAACTGGGGTTTGCGGAACCCAGCGCGTTTCATCGCGCGTTCAAGAAATGGACAGGCACGGGGCCGGGGGAGTACCGGCAGAGGATGAATGTGCGGTAGGGGCGTTTTTACAATGGCGCTGCTGCACCTTACTGCTTCGCACCAGCTTACAAAGGTGCTGTCGTCCTTATCACCGTAACGCGGCTAATGAGGAACTCACCATCCACTACGGTTCTATGAGGAACCCCGACGACGTTGAATCCCGGTCCGCCGTCATCGAGCCAGCGCTGCGCCATAGGATCGAATTCCTGTGGTTTCAAGCGAAGCATCTGCGCGCTAATGACAAACTGCGCGCCTGCCTTATGCTTTTTAACCAGATCATCAATTGCAGCCATACATTACCCTTTCGCTCACATGACCACTGATCATAAAGCAATTTATTTAAAGGCTGATTTCCATATGTTTAACGCCTATGTCAAACGGGGCCTTGGGGCAGCGTCGGCATGGACGCGGTGTTGTTAGGCCGCTCATTGACAATTGCGAGCTGCTGCCGCTTTGTCAGGCTACCGAGCGCCTTTTTGTAGGACCACATGATCAGCTCTTGGAGATAGTCTGGCGGGATAGTACGGACGTCGACGATCGTGACCCAATGAAACCGAGCCATGTAACGCGCCGGCTTGATGCCAGGAACATTGGTTAGTTCAAGAAAGCGATCTGGCGTAGTACGAATACTAAAACGCCATTTTTCAGGCTCGCTGGTCTTAAAGTACGCGAACTGCTTGTCTCCAACTGTATATGCGAGAACGTTGCTGGGCGGGCCGAACACTTTCGACGATGCTCCAGGATAGCGGCTGCAATGTTCTTTTACAGCGACAACATCCATATTCGTTCCTTTTATGGTTTAACGATTAAGGTTAGATCGTGATTGCGAAGCGAGCCACGATCTAACCTTAATCGTTAGAGCGCATTAATCGAAGCCGCACGGGAACTCGATCCGTGCGACGAGGATGCTAAGCGCTTGACGGAAACTGGTGATCGCCTCCGCATAGGCGCGTACATCAAATTTTTCGAACTCCATAAACGGCTTACCTTTCGTGTCCGTCAGATAGCGAAATCGTTGATCGTGCGTTCGCTGATACTCCTCCATGGTTCCGGGGAAGAGGCCCTCGTCCGCCGAAAGAACTTGTCGAGAGAATGGCACCTCGAGCCAATGATGCTCCTGCGGATACAGCAATACGTATTGAGCGTACAACTGGTCGAGCCGATGAGTGGCTAGTGGCGGTTGATTTGTAGCAACACCGATAGCCCCCTTTAAGTACAGCTCGGCAGCATGCCGGCATAGGTGGAGTACAACGCGCGTACTCGTGAACTGGCGAGTGAAGTCATCGGTAACCAGAGCGTCGGCGAGTACCTCTGCACCTTCGGCGTACGCGTTTGCGAGCCACAGCATTTGTCCCGCCGATGTGCTGCCTGGCAC is drawn from Noviherbaspirillum saxi and contains these coding sequences:
- a CDS encoding AraC family transcriptional regulator; the encoded protein is MEKGSISIYFVHSALEPIVERGLDAQAVLRQAGISPALLNSAQGRVTAQNFSALWLAVARALDDELFAQDTRRMKVGSFAMMCHTLIHCPTLDSALHRMARFFNLILDDFACSLETDSRHGRLTIRERPNPRCPRVFGHETLLMMQHGVACWLVGRRIPILSAAFAYPEPSRSAEYPFMYSQQLSFNADATALSFDRSYLNLPVIQNERTLKDFLRVAPANIVLKYKNTTGLAAQIRRRLRSAARTEWPDFDSFARSLHMTPSTLRRRLEDEGQSFQAIKDQLRRDLAIDYLCHTSKSVMDIAMELGFAEPSAFHRAFKKWTGTGPGEYRQRMNVR
- a CDS encoding MmcQ/YjbR family DNA-binding protein translates to MDVVAVKEHCSRYPGASSKVFGPPSNVLAYTVGDKQFAYFKTSEPEKWRFSIRTTPDRFLELTNVPGIKPARYMARFHWVTIVDVRTIPPDYLQELIMWSYKKALGSLTKRQQLAIVNERPNNTASMPTLPQGPV